In the Streptomyces fradiae ATCC 10745 = DSM 40063 genome, GATCACCAGCTCGTCCTCGTCGGAGAGGGTGACCCTGCCGCTGACCGGCGCCAGCCCGGCGGCCCGCCGCTCATGGGCGTCGGCCACCTGCTGCGCCTGCCAGAACCCGTACACGGCGACCGCCAGCAGCGGCGCGGCCAGCACGAACGACAGCCGCCCGCGCCGGAACCGCAGCGCGGCCGGCGGCACGGGGTGGGCGGCCGGCCCGGCCGCCTCGGCGGCCAGCGCCCGCTGGCGGGCCGCCACGGCGAGGCGGTGCAGCAGCCCGGCGGCGGTGAAGGCGAGCGCCCCGACGAAGGCCAGCCACCACGGCTCGGCCAGCATCGAGCCCGACCAGCCCTCCTCCAGGTGCCCGAGCAGCACCACGGCGAGGCCGAGCAGGGCGAGCCGGGGCTGGCGCACCACCCAGTAGAGGGTGAGCAGCAGCGCCGCGAAGACGCCGGTGCCCGCCCAGTCCGCGCCGCACGGCTCGGCCGGCGTGCAGACGGGGTCGGGGAACGCGACGGCCATCCACACCGTCGTCAGGGCGAGCAGCAGCACGGCCCACAGCGGGTGCGCCCAGGCGCCCGGCACCGTGGCGAGCCAGCGCCGGGCGTCGGCGGACCGCCAGTCGGCGACCCCGGGCGGTATGCGGTCGGCGGGGAGCGGGAGGGGCGACGCGGTGTTCACCCGCGCATTATCCCGGGCGGAAGGGGCCTGTTCGACGGGTTTCGGGCGTGGTGGGCCCGGTCGGTCGATCGGTCGATCGGCCGGGCCCGGCAGTCCGGCCGTCGCGGGCCGTCCGGCCGACGGCGATCGTCCGGCCGTCGGCGGGGTGTCGGGTGCGGGGTGTCGGGTGCGGGGTGTCAGGTGCGCGGGGAGGCCAGGTGCTCGGGCAGGGCGATCCCCTCACGCAGGGCCTCGTCGGGGACCGGGGTGCCGAACCGCGTGGTGACGGGCAGCACGCCCGCCCACACGTCCAGCTCGGCGTCCGGGCCGTCCCCGTCGTCGGGCCCGCCCTCGCGCATCTTCACCGACGCCTCCTCCAGGGAGAGGGCCAGCAGCGCGGTCGCGGCGAGCTCCTTGCGGCTCGGCCGCCGCGCGTAGTCCCACTGCCCGGGGGCGGCCTGCTCCGTCAGGAGGCGCAGACCGGCGAGCTTCTCCTCCGGGTCGGTGACCGGCCGGGGCGTTCCGTAGACCATCGCGCAGCGGTAGTTGACGCCGTGCTCGAACACGGACCGGGCCAGGACCAGGCCGTCCACGTGGGTGACCGTCACGCACACCGTGGTGCCGGGCGCGGCCACCAGGCTCCGGCTGGCCACGGAGCCGTGGAAGTACAGGTGGTGCCCGTCGGCCCCGTAGACGGTGGGGACCACCATGGGGTGGCCGTCCACCATCACGCCGACGTGGCACAGGAAGCCGGCCGCCAGCACCTCGTCGAGCACGGCGCGGTCGGTGCGCCCCTTCTCCCGCATGCGGCGCAGCCGGGTGCGCTCGGTGTCGGACAGGGCCTTGGTCAGGGGAGTGCGGTTCACTGGGACCCGTTTCGCGGAGGGCCGCCCGGCGTGCGGGCGGGAGGGGGACAGGCGGGGGAGGGGAGCGGCGGGCGGTGGCCGTGGTGCCGAGGGGGCGCGGGCGGTCACTCGCCGCGCAGTTCGAGGGTGCAGCACTTCACGCTGCCGCCCGCCTTGAGCAGTTCGGTGAGGTCCACGCCCACCGGGCGGAACCCGCGCTCGCCCAGCTGCCGGTGCAGACCCGTGGCGGCCTCCGGCAGCAGCACGTTGAGGCCGTCGGAGAAGGCGTTCAGCCCGAAGACGGCGGCGTCCTCGGGGGAGGCGAGGACCGCGTCGGGGAACATCTCGCGCAGCACGGAGCGGCTGCCGGCCGTGAACGCCTCGGGGTAGTACATGATCTCGCTGTCGGAGAGCACGGCCAGCGCGGTGTCCAGGTGGTAGTGGCGCGGGTCGACCAGGCGCAGGGTGGTGACCGGCAGCCCGAAGAACTCCTGCGCCTCGACGTGGGAGCGCGGGTCCGTGCGGAAGCCGGTGCCCGCCAGGATGCGGCGCCCCACCGTCAGGTAGTCGCCCTCGCCCTCGTTGATGTACTCCGGCCACAGCACGTCCCGGTAGCCCCGCCGGACGAACCAGTCGAGGTAGGCGGGGCCCTCGGCGGTGCGCTCGGCGTGGCGGAAGCGCGCGCCGAGGACCTTCCCGTCCACCACGGTCGCGCCGTTGGCCGCGAAGACCATGTCGGGGAGGCCGGGCAGGGGGTCGATCACCTCGACCGTGTGCCCGAGCGAGAGGTACAGCTCGTGCAGCCGCTCCCACTGGCTGACGGCGCGCGCGGTGTCGACCGGCTTCTCCGGCTCCATCCACGGGTTGATGGAGTACGAGACGCCGAAGTGGGACGGGCGGCACATCAGCAGGCGGCGCGGGGTGGCGGTGCGGGACACGGACACGACGGGTTCTCCTTCGCGGTGCTGTCCGGGGCGGTGCGCCCGGCGGGCGGTGCCCTTGTGGGGCGGTGGGGCGGTGCGGCGCGGGTGGCCGGGCGGGGGCCGGGCGCGTACGGCGTGCGGAGGGGGGTGGACCCCTCAGAGGGAGGGCGGGGGCGGGGGCGGGGACGTGGGGGCGGGTGTGGGCGAGGACGCGGGTGTGGGCGGGGACGAGGACGTGGAGGCGGACGCGGGTGCGGGTGCGGGCGCGGACGCGGGCGGCGAGGACGGCGGCTGCGGCGGTGCGACCACGACCCGGATCGACCGGGCGGCGGCCTGGGCCCGCTGCCGGGCGGTCTCGCCGGTGCTGCCGCCGGCCATCACGTAGCCGACGCGGTCGCGGCCCGAGCGCGGCGCGCGGACGACCGGGCCGGGGCCCACGAGGAGGTGGACGGCGAGCACCCCGAGGCGGTCGGCGGCCTCGGCGACCCCGTCGACGCGCTCCACCCGGCCGGGCTCGGCGGTGACGAACCAGGTGCAGGCGCCCGCGGAGGGCCGGGCGGGCAGCTCCGCGGTGGGCTCCTGACCGCGCATCAGCCGCAGGTACTCCCGGACGATGTCGAAGTCCCAGGCGCTCTCGATGAGGTCGATGATCCCGCCGCCCGGCATCCGGCCCGCGCACTCCACGAGATGGGGGACGCCGTCCACCAGGATCCACTCGCAGTGGACGAAGCCGGTCCCGAACCCGACGGTCCGCAGCAGGGTCTCGGTCGCGGAGTACAGCAGTTCCTCCACGGCCGGGTCGGGGGCGCCGGGCACCACGTGGCCCAGCTCCACCGGGCGGTCCCCGGGGAACAGGGACTTGGCCGTGACGTTGCGGAAGAACGCCCCGCCGTCCCGTACGAGCAGCTCCACGCTGTACTCGGGCCCCTCCAGGAAGGTCTCGGCGAGCATCCGGGCCGGTACGGCGCTCTGCGCGGCCATGGCGTCGTGCTCCGCCAGCACGCACTCCCGCCACGCCTCGTCCACCTGCTCGGGTGCGCGGACGATCCGCGTGCCGATGGAACCCTGGCGGTTGGCCGGCTTGAGGACCACGGCCGTGCCGGTCAGCGCCATCAGCCGCCGGACGTCGTCGGGGTGCTCCACGGGCCGGGAGAGCGGGCCGCGTACGCCGCTGCCGGCCACGGCCTGCCGCAGCAGCCACTTGTCCCGCAGCCGGTCGGCGGCGTGCGGGCCGGCGCCGGGCAGGCCGTACAGCTCGGCGAGGCGCGCGGCGAACGGCACCGCGTACTCGATGCCGGGGATGACGGCCGCGGGCGGGCGGCCCCGGTACTCCCGGTGGAACCGGGAGGCCGCGTCCGGGTCCTCGTACTCGATCTCGACGAGCTCGCAGGCCGCCTCGGCCCCGGCGAGGACCTCGGCGAGGTTCTTCTCCCGCGCGGCGCCGGGGGTGTCGAGGAAGACGGTGGTCCCGTGGCCGTGGTGGCGCGCGGCGACGCTCTTCCAGCCTGCCGTGTAGCCCACGATGAGGATCGGGCGGTCGTCGGACTGCATCACTGAGCGGTTCTCCCTAGGGGGTGGTGGACGGGGGAGGGGTCCCGGGCCCGGAGCGCATGGCGGCGGCCGCCGCCGCGGCGGACAGCAGCCCCAGGGCTCCCCACAGCGGCCAGACCCCGTTCCCGAGCGCCTCCCAGCCGAACGTCCCGAGC is a window encoding:
- a CDS encoding ATP-grasp domain-containing protein; its protein translation is MQSDDRPILIVGYTAGWKSVAARHHGHGTTVFLDTPGAAREKNLAEVLAGAEAACELVEIEYEDPDAASRFHREYRGRPPAAVIPGIEYAVPFAARLAELYGLPGAGPHAADRLRDKWLLRQAVAGSGVRGPLSRPVEHPDDVRRLMALTGTAVVLKPANRQGSIGTRIVRAPEQVDEAWRECVLAEHDAMAAQSAVPARMLAETFLEGPEYSVELLVRDGGAFFRNVTAKSLFPGDRPVELGHVVPGAPDPAVEELLYSATETLLRTVGFGTGFVHCEWILVDGVPHLVECAGRMPGGGIIDLIESAWDFDIVREYLRLMRGQEPTAELPARPSAGACTWFVTAEPGRVERVDGVAEAADRLGVLAVHLLVGPGPVVRAPRSGRDRVGYVMAGGSTGETARQRAQAAARSIRVVVAPPQPPSSPPASAPAPAPASASTSSSPPTPASSPTPAPTSPPPPPPSL
- a CDS encoding pyridoxamine 5'-phosphate oxidase family protein, with the protein product MREKGRTDRAVLDEVLAAGFLCHVGVMVDGHPMVVPTVYGADGHHLYFHGSVASRSLVAAPGTTVCVTVTHVDGLVLARSVFEHGVNYRCAMVYGTPRPVTDPEEKLAGLRLLTEQAAPGQWDYARRPSRKELAATALLALSLEEASVKMREGGPDDGDGPDAELDVWAGVLPVTTRFGTPVPDEALREGIALPEHLASPRT
- the ddaH gene encoding dimethylargininase → MSVSRTATPRRLLMCRPSHFGVSYSINPWMEPEKPVDTARAVSQWERLHELYLSLGHTVEVIDPLPGLPDMVFAANGATVVDGKVLGARFRHAERTAEGPAYLDWFVRRGYRDVLWPEYINEGEGDYLTVGRRILAGTGFRTDPRSHVEAQEFFGLPVTTLRLVDPRHYHLDTALAVLSDSEIMYYPEAFTAGSRSVLREMFPDAVLASPEDAAVFGLNAFSDGLNVLLPEAATGLHRQLGERGFRPVGVDLTELLKAGGSVKCCTLELRGE